In one window of Littorina saxatilis isolate snail1 linkage group LG11, US_GU_Lsax_2.0, whole genome shotgun sequence DNA:
- the LOC138979470 gene encoding uncharacterized protein, with translation MERPNNNQPPYRYNTNIEPRINQPPQQPQSSHGGNTVQPPPPAHMYNQHAYSYNTNNVAGTSQPPQPTHFSHAGNTARLPPPAHMNNQILFWNNTNNAPCNTNPPRPTQFSCGGNTAIIPARAHMNNQPHRINSVSGTCQPPHFGQVVNTARLPPPAHMNNQPYNMNSVPWNSQPSQPLTHGPNTAMPTQTTAGCSLAPLQNHIQASLGFWLQCVNEWYPDRHKKTYFLPHLFFRKTQHRIAVIDHLGHLPVLVPEPPPKKPKLEQVPLYPPPLAQTHPIFPVAGSVFTLPHSDPAPLPRFIETDVLDDDAAERLLRCLRVLSKEHHEVMMVISQLDFRKYLDNNTDPINAANNAAACANLPRPVTMQQQQHHDGDFDVLIIHRHYGLIVCEVKAVGADRRNTPDLNQAVVGKVQKAVKQLNKAKTVLNHLVSDMVPVQVTKTLVLPNVTSAELMQALSTAPQLQKDLCTCHDAKNLSEAITRCLCADQIHSNSDLQSMSNQGNSTGQTNQPTSGASTSSSQTSASPTFPLLSSWWQNITSLGAGPDQHMSDTVYDKLLARFCGPATTVEVPTVTAPRKAMAKPGKYTPASKVVRTEGEAVAETGLIHSLLALYPDQVDLLSDNTLCCVHLR, from the exons ATGGAACGCCCGAACAACAACCAGCCTCCCTACCGGTACAATACAAACATCGAGCCACGGATCAACCAACCGCCACAACAACCACAATCCAGTCATGGAGGAAACACAGTTCAGCCTCCCCCGCCAGCACACATGTACAACCAGCATGCTTATAGTTACAACACCAACAATGTGGCAGGCACCAGCCAGCCTCCACAGCCAACACATTTCAGCCATGCTGGAAACACAGCTAGGCTCCCCCCACCAGCACACATGAACAACCAGATTCTCTTCTGGAACAATACAAACAATGCACCTTGCAACACTAACCCTCCACGGCCAACACAATTCAGCTGTGGAGGAAACACAGCTATAATTCCAGCGCGGGCACATATGAACAACCAGCCTCACCGTATAAACAGTGTGTCAGGTACATGCCAGCCTCCACATTTCGGCCAGGTTGTAAACACAGCTAGGCTCCCCCCACCAGCACATATGAACAACCAGCCTTACAATATGAACAGTGTGCCATGGAACAGCCAACCTTCACAGCCTCTCACTCATGGACCAAACACAGCTATGCCAACACAG ACAACAGCAGGGTGTTCACTAGCACCTCTTCAGAATCATATCCAAGCATCTCTGGGCTTTTGGCTTCAGTGCGTGAACGAATGGTATCCTGACCGTCATAAGAAAACGTACTTTCTTCCGCACCTGTTTTTCCGTAAGACGCAACATCGCATCGCTGTCATAGACCATCTTGGCCACCTGCCTGTTCTTGTTCCTGAGCCACCACCTAAAAAGCCAAAGCTTGAACAAGTGCCGCTCTATCCTCCTCCGTTGGCCCAGACTCACCCAATCTTCCCTGTGGCCGGCAGTGTCTTCACTCTGCCACACAGTGATCCTGCACCACTACCGCGTTTTATCGAAACTGACGTCTTGGACGATGATGCGGCTGAACGCCTACTGAGATGTCTGCGAGTTCTGTCCAAGGAACATCACGAAGTTATGATGGTCATTTCTCAACTTGACTTCCGCAAATACttggacaacaacactgacCCTATCAATGCAGCAAATAATGCAGCAGCTTGTGCCAACCTGCCGCGACCTGTCACgatgcagcaacagcagcaccACGACGGGGACTTTGACGTGCTCATCATCCACCGCCACTACGGCCTGATTGTGTGCGAGGTCAAGGCCGTGGGAGCAGACAGGAGGAACACCCCCGATCTCAACCAGGCGGTGGTGGGCAAAGTACAGAAGGCAGTGAAGCAGCTTAACAAAGCCAAAACTGTGCTGAATCATCTTGTGTCAGACATGGTCCCTGTCCAGgtcaccaagaccctcgtcctGCCCAACGTCACTTCCGCTGAACTGATGCAGGCACTCAGCACCGCCCCTCAGTTACAGAAG GATCTCTGTACCTGTCATGACGCCAAAAACCTGTCAGAGGCCATTACTAGATGTCTGTGCGCGGACCAGATACATTCCAATTCAGATCTCCAGTCTATGAGTAACCAAGGCAACAGCACAGGTCAGACCAATCAACCCACCAGCGGAGCATCCACGTCATCCAGCCAGACGTCTGCCAGCCCGACCTTCCCCCTGTTGTCCTCCTGGTGGCAGAACATCACGTCACTTGGGGCCGGACCAGACCAACATATGTCAGACACAGTATATGACAAGCTTCTCGCAAG ATTTTGCGGTCCCGCCACAACGGTGGAGGTCCCCACAGTGACAGCCCCACGCAAAGCAATGGCCAAACCAGGGAAATACACCCCAGCAAGCAAAGTCGTGAGAACAGAGGGCGAGGCTGTGGCAGAAACCGGTCTCATCCACTCCTTGCTGGCTCTCTACCCAGACCAGGTCGACCTCCTCAGTGACAACACTCTGTGTTGTGTTCATCTGCGATGA